One Parafrankia discariae DNA segment encodes these proteins:
- a CDS encoding Rieske (2Fe-2S) protein, whose translation MRASEQVVDRLERAQALDPVAGRVNAFWSTALRSQRLRDLLSGRQLGHPLHPAAVLVPAGTLLSATALDLTGDPGLRPAARRLIGLGLLSAGPTALAGWSDWLDTEGAERRVGIVHAASNAAGLVSYGASWWQRHRGGSGLAAGLVGAAALGLGGWLGGHLAYALGVGVDTTAFHHGPADWTDVLAADEVTTALRQVDIGEVSVLLTRVEGRIVAIDNRCTHRGGPLADGERDGDCVVCPWHASRFDLATGDVRQGPATRPQPVYEVRETAGRVEIRRCEIRALRANPAGPAPDRVLAGRR comes from the coding sequence ATGCGCGCGTCTGAACAGGTCGTCGACAGACTGGAGCGGGCGCAGGCCCTGGACCCGGTCGCCGGGCGTGTGAACGCGTTCTGGTCGACGGCTCTCCGATCGCAGCGGCTACGTGATCTTCTCAGCGGCCGGCAGCTCGGGCATCCGCTGCACCCCGCCGCCGTCCTCGTGCCTGCGGGGACGCTGCTCAGCGCGACCGCGCTCGACCTCACCGGCGATCCGGGCCTACGTCCGGCCGCGCGCCGGCTCATCGGGCTCGGCCTGCTCTCCGCCGGACCCACCGCCCTCGCCGGGTGGTCGGACTGGCTGGACACCGAGGGCGCCGAGCGCCGGGTGGGGATCGTGCACGCGGCGTCGAACGCCGCCGGCCTCGTGAGCTACGGGGCGTCCTGGTGGCAACGCCACCGCGGCGGCAGCGGCCTGGCCGCCGGCCTCGTCGGCGCGGCCGCGCTCGGCCTCGGCGGCTGGCTCGGCGGCCACCTCGCCTACGCGCTCGGGGTCGGCGTCGACACCACCGCGTTCCACCACGGCCCGGCCGACTGGACGGACGTGCTCGCCGCCGACGAGGTCACCACGGCGTTGCGGCAGGTCGACATCGGCGAGGTGTCAGTGCTGCTGACCAGGGTCGAGGGCCGGATCGTCGCGATCGACAACCGGTGCACCCACCGCGGCGGTCCCCTGGCCGACGGCGAGCGCGACGGCGACTGCGTCGTCTGCCCCTGGCACGCGAGCCGCTTCGACCTCGCCACGGGTGACGTCCGTCAGGGCCCGGCGACCCGCCCGCAGCCCGTGTACGAGGTCCGCGAGACCGCCGGACGGGTCGAGATCCGCCGCTGCGAAATCCGGGCGCTGCGCGCCAACCCCGCCGGCCCGGCACCCGACCGCGTCCTCGCCGGCCGGCGATGA
- a CDS encoding CYTH and CHAD domain-containing protein, with protein MGAPTSAHREVEAKFDVDLTFVVPPLTGHAGIASVGPVTEARLDAVYYDTDDLRLARHRITLRRRQGGQDAGWHLKLPLSGAARDEIRRPLDVVERDPSSEGTVPGEFADIVAATTRGRPLAPVARVQTIRRATALRAPDGQDLAELADDEVHAQTLGTSTTVSHWREIEVEALSDDPRVLPATGVVLRDAGARPAAGPSKLARALGSQVSRPELPELRRPPTGAKAEATAGETVRGYLATHTRALLAADARVRLGDPESVHDLRVAARRLRSVLRTYQGLFDPTPTRALQERLRELNLLLNPARDGEVQLERFTAAIDALEDPDLLGPVAARVQGHLRSQHLHGREKALTWMRDAQYLTFLDDLIAFVAKPPYSPRAHHPAARALRAPIRKADRKLRRRVDRALHTPAGAGQDAALHAARKAAKQLRYAAETATPIYGKHARQHARRAKKIQNSLGEHQDCVIAQGVLREFAIAANQAGESSFTYGLLLAGEREQAHLTRDTFTERWPRVARQRHRRWLR; from the coding sequence ATGGGTGCACCGACATCTGCGCACCGGGAGGTAGAGGCCAAGTTCGACGTCGACCTGACCTTCGTCGTCCCGCCGCTGACCGGTCACGCCGGGATCGCCTCGGTCGGCCCGGTGACCGAGGCGCGTCTCGACGCCGTCTACTACGACACCGACGATCTCCGACTGGCTCGCCACCGCATCACGCTGCGCCGCAGGCAGGGCGGCCAGGACGCGGGATGGCATCTCAAGCTGCCGCTTTCCGGTGCCGCCCGGGACGAGATCCGCCGTCCCCTGGACGTGGTCGAACGGGATCCCTCCAGCGAGGGCACTGTCCCGGGCGAGTTCGCCGACATCGTCGCCGCCACCACCCGGGGCCGGCCGCTGGCCCCCGTCGCACGGGTACAGACCATCCGCCGCGCCACCGCGCTGCGCGCCCCCGACGGACAGGACCTGGCGGAACTCGCCGACGACGAGGTCCACGCCCAGACACTCGGCACATCGACGACGGTGTCCCACTGGCGCGAGATCGAGGTCGAGGCCCTCAGCGACGACCCCCGTGTCCTTCCGGCGACCGGCGTGGTCCTGCGCGATGCCGGGGCACGGCCGGCCGCCGGGCCCTCCAAGCTCGCCCGCGCACTCGGATCCCAGGTGAGCCGGCCGGAACTCCCCGAGCTCCGCAGACCGCCCACCGGAGCCAAGGCCGAGGCGACCGCGGGCGAGACCGTCCGCGGCTATCTGGCGACCCACACCCGAGCCCTGCTGGCCGCCGACGCCCGCGTGCGCCTCGGCGACCCCGAGTCCGTACACGATCTGCGGGTCGCCGCCCGTCGGCTTCGCAGCGTCCTGCGCACCTACCAGGGGCTGTTCGACCCGACCCCCACCCGCGCGCTGCAGGAGCGGCTGCGAGAGCTGAACCTCCTACTCAACCCCGCCCGCGACGGCGAGGTTCAGCTCGAACGGTTCACCGCCGCGATCGACGCACTCGAAGATCCTGACCTGCTGGGCCCCGTCGCCGCCCGGGTACAGGGCCACCTGCGCTCGCAGCACCTGCACGGCCGGGAAAAGGCCCTGACCTGGATGCGCGACGCCCAGTACCTGACCTTCCTCGACGATCTGATCGCCTTCGTCGCGAAGCCGCCGTATTCCCCGCGTGCTCACCACCCGGCCGCACGGGCCCTGCGCGCGCCGATCCGCAAAGCCGACCGCAAGCTGCGCCGCCGGGTCGACCGAGCCCTGCACACCCCCGCAGGCGCCGGTCAGGACGCCGCCCTGCACGCCGCACGGAAGGCCGCGAAACAACTACGCTACGCGGCCGAGACCGCCACGCCGATCTACGGGAAGCACGCCAGGCAACACGCCCGGCGTGCCAAGAAGATCCAGAACAGCCTCGGTGAGCACCAGGACTGTGTGATCGCCCAAGGCGTCCTGCGCGAGTTCGCGATCGCCGCCAACCAGGCCGGCGAATCCTCGTTCACCTACGGCCTCCTCCTCGCCGGTGAGCGGGAACAGGCCCACCTGACCCGGGACACCTTCACCGAGCGCTGGCCGCGGGTCGCCCGCCAGCGCCACCGCCGCTGGCTGCGCTGA
- a CDS encoding FadR/GntR family transcriptional regulator translates to MALGALHPTSLVDQATQRLREQITGGEWPVGTRLPGETSLAAALGVGRSTVREALRALAGAGLVQSRQGSGVFVIALESAQDWREVLRRAAVVDVYEVRMLMEVQAVRLAAQRRTDVEMSALRAALDRRREAAAGGDDEAFVDADIRLHAAVVAAARNPVLDGLFTEFLPTLRRGLIELVELLDLRAAEVNHGDAAHAALVEAVAAGDGERASEILRAELDQTLALLRAPTT, encoded by the coding sequence ATGGCACTCGGCGCACTGCATCCGACGTCTCTGGTCGACCAGGCGACCCAGCGTCTGCGGGAGCAGATCACCGGCGGCGAGTGGCCGGTCGGCACTCGTCTGCCCGGGGAGACGTCGCTCGCTGCGGCGCTCGGAGTGGGGCGATCCACTGTGCGGGAGGCGTTGCGCGCGCTTGCCGGGGCGGGGCTGGTGCAGTCCAGGCAGGGCTCCGGCGTGTTCGTCATCGCCCTGGAATCGGCGCAGGACTGGCGGGAGGTGTTGCGCCGAGCCGCGGTCGTGGACGTCTACGAGGTGCGGATGCTGATGGAGGTGCAGGCGGTACGCCTCGCCGCGCAGCGCCGCACCGACGTGGAGATGAGTGCTTTGCGGGCAGCCCTCGACCGGCGGCGGGAGGCGGCGGCCGGTGGCGACGACGAGGCCTTTGTAGACGCCGACATCCGCTTGCACGCCGCCGTGGTCGCGGCCGCGCGCAACCCCGTGCTCGACGGGCTGTTCACCGAGTTTCTTCCCACTCTGCGCCGAGGGCTCATCGAGCTGGTCGAGCTTCTGGACCTTCGCGCCGCCGAGGTCAACCACGGCGACGCCGCGCACGCCGCCCTCGTCGAGGCCGTGGCTGCCGGCGACGGCGAGCGCGCCAGCGAGATCCTGCGAGCCGAGCTGGACCAGACGCTGGCCCTGCTCCGAGCGCCGACAACCTAA
- a CDS encoding 2-isopropylmalate synthase: MSVHSSGLPAAAAPADTSSAPAGAGPASPATAGSFPTLIRPRGTRPAHAPAWNPQRPSSMPHQRYEPVHERVNLPGIDPPARSWPTRRVDTAPLWVPVDLRDGNQALREPMDTPRKRTMFDLFVAMGFKEIEIGYPSASQTDFDFVRHLVEDDAVPPDVTVVVFTPARRDLIERTFESIAGIPSTGGMPRVVVHLYVATAPVWRQVVLGRDRADLLALARDAAGHMARLAEAPHCPDVRFQFSPEVFNATEPDFALEICNTFTELWDACPQRPVIHNLPATVEISTPNIYADQIEYMHRNLDRRDSVILSVHPHNDRGTGVACAELALLAGAQRVEGCLFGNGERTGNVDLVTLALNLYSQGVNPMIDFSDIDVIRDTVEHCNRMPVHPRHPYGGELAYTAFSGTHQDAISKGLAHHAARAAELSVPVGLTPWAVPYLPIDPADVGRTYEALIRVNSQSGKGGIAHLLNLHQGLKLPRSLQVDFARAAQRTADRDGRELAPKELWEMFQARYLAPVHDGPVVLHTWRTAETAAGGHEFVAELSVSGTKTSARATGNGPLAALTALLAGVGVEAEIVSYSEHAMERGGTSLATAYIQVSRNGTDSWGAGQDTSVLTASVNAVIAAVNRLPRQPAPR, translated from the coding sequence ATGTCCGTTCATTCCTCCGGGCTGCCTGCCGCGGCGGCGCCCGCCGACACCTCGTCGGCCCCCGCCGGGGCAGGCCCCGCCTCCCCCGCCACCGCGGGCAGTTTTCCCACGCTGATCCGACCCCGGGGCACCAGGCCGGCCCACGCGCCCGCCTGGAATCCGCAGCGCCCCAGTTCCATGCCCCACCAGCGGTACGAGCCCGTCCACGAGCGGGTGAACCTGCCCGGCATCGACCCGCCCGCCCGGAGCTGGCCGACGCGCCGCGTCGACACCGCGCCGCTATGGGTTCCGGTGGACCTGCGGGACGGCAACCAGGCCCTGCGCGAGCCCATGGACACGCCACGCAAGCGAACCATGTTCGACCTCTTCGTCGCCATGGGCTTCAAGGAGATCGAGATCGGTTACCCCTCGGCCAGCCAGACCGACTTCGATTTCGTCCGGCACCTGGTCGAGGACGACGCCGTCCCACCGGACGTCACCGTGGTGGTGTTCACGCCGGCACGGCGCGACCTCATCGAACGGACCTTCGAGTCGATCGCCGGGATACCGAGCACCGGCGGGATGCCACGGGTCGTGGTCCACCTCTACGTCGCGACGGCCCCGGTCTGGCGGCAGGTCGTCCTCGGCCGCGACCGCGCGGACCTGCTGGCGCTGGCCCGTGACGCCGCCGGGCACATGGCCCGGCTCGCCGAGGCACCGCACTGCCCGGACGTCCGCTTCCAGTTCTCCCCCGAGGTCTTCAACGCGACCGAACCCGACTTCGCGCTGGAGATCTGCAACACCTTCACCGAGCTGTGGGACGCCTGTCCGCAACGGCCGGTCATCCACAATCTGCCGGCGACGGTCGAGATCTCCACACCGAACATCTACGCCGACCAGATCGAGTACATGCACCGCAACCTGGACCGGCGGGACTCGGTGATCCTCTCCGTCCACCCGCACAACGACCGCGGCACCGGGGTCGCGTGCGCGGAGCTGGCGCTGCTCGCCGGCGCGCAGCGGGTCGAGGGCTGCCTGTTCGGCAACGGTGAGCGCACCGGCAACGTCGACCTGGTCACCCTCGCCCTCAACCTCTACTCCCAGGGCGTCAACCCGATGATCGACTTCTCGGACATCGACGTCATCCGGGACACGGTCGAGCACTGCAACCGGATGCCGGTTCATCCCCGGCACCCCTACGGCGGCGAGCTGGCGTACACGGCCTTCTCCGGAACCCACCAGGACGCGATCAGCAAGGGCCTCGCGCACCACGCGGCCCGCGCCGCCGAGCTCTCAGTGCCGGTGGGCCTGACTCCGTGGGCCGTGCCGTACCTGCCGATCGACCCGGCGGACGTCGGGCGCACCTACGAGGCACTGATCCGGGTGAACAGCCAGTCCGGCAAAGGCGGCATCGCGCACCTGCTGAACCTGCACCAGGGCCTGAAACTCCCCAGGAGTCTGCAGGTCGACTTCGCCCGGGCCGCACAGCGGACCGCCGACCGCGACGGCCGGGAGCTCGCGCCCAAGGAGCTGTGGGAGATGTTCCAGGCCCGCTACCTGGCTCCCGTGCACGACGGGCCGGTCGTGCTGCACACCTGGCGGACCGCCGAGACGGCTGCGGGCGGGCACGAGTTCGTGGCCGAGCTGTCGGTCTCCGGGACGAAGACGAGTGCCAGGGCGACCGGAAACGGTCCACTCGCGGCACTGACAGCCCTGCTCGCCGGGGTCGGTGTCGAGGCGGAGATCGTCTCTTACAGTGAACACGCCATGGAGCGTGGCGGGACCAGCCTCGCGACGGCCTACATCCAGGTCAGCCGGAACGGAACGGACAGCTGGGGCGCCGGCCAGGACACCTCCGTACTGACCGCCTCGGTCAACGCCGTCATCGCCGCGGTCAACCGCCTGCCGCGACAGCCGGCCCCGCGATGA
- a CDS encoding maleylpyruvate isomerase N-terminal domain-containing protein codes for MTSDRQLFLDVAASAAVLLRDPAVAASWETDSALAELRVGGLAAHLAWQITVVPRLLAEPPPDERPVTLFDHYTTQAVWIGAPLDDDLNVLIRRASGEMAVAGPGALAAQAAAAIGELRDLLPAEPAGRLVSLASMVLSLDDFLATRILEIAVHSDDLAVSVGVPTPELPTRATDAVLALLTRLAVHRHGPTAVLRAFSRAERAPATITAI; via the coding sequence ATGACATCAGACAGGCAGCTTTTTCTGGATGTCGCGGCCTCGGCCGCCGTGCTGCTGCGTGATCCGGCGGTCGCCGCGTCGTGGGAGACCGACAGCGCGTTGGCCGAACTCCGCGTCGGTGGGCTGGCCGCGCACCTGGCCTGGCAGATCACCGTCGTTCCGCGGCTGCTCGCCGAGCCGCCACCGGACGAGCGGCCCGTGACGCTGTTCGACCACTACACCACCCAGGCGGTCTGGATCGGCGCGCCCCTGGACGACGACCTCAACGTGCTCATCCGCCGCGCCAGCGGGGAGATGGCCGTGGCCGGTCCGGGCGCGCTGGCGGCCCAGGCCGCCGCCGCCATCGGTGAGCTGCGCGACCTGCTGCCGGCCGAGCCGGCCGGGCGGCTCGTGAGCCTGGCGTCGATGGTGCTGTCCCTCGACGACTTCCTGGCCACCCGCATCCTGGAGATCGCCGTGCACTCGGACGACCTGGCGGTGAGTGTGGGTGTGCCGACACCGGAGCTGCCGACGCGGGCCACCGACGCGGTGCTCGCCCTGCTGACGCGTCTCGCGGTGCACCGGCACGGGCCCACGGCCGTCCTGCGCGCGTTCAGCCGGGCCGAGCGCGCCCCCGCCACGATCACGGCGATCTGA
- a CDS encoding SDR family NAD(P)-dependent oxidoreductase, producing MTDKYGPWGIIAGGSDGVGAAFAHEMAARGLNVVLVARRVPVLEAFAEEIRARHGVEVRTVALDLRVPGAVASLADATSDLEIGLFVYNAGGDDTSTLFLDKDLDTHLKLIHRNCDSVLEAAYRFGGPMVARRRGGLVLVTSGAAWAGGATLATYGATKAFDLLLAEALWAEWHTSGVDVLALVLGRTDTPSMRRVFDAKGEPYGDAADPADVAKQALDHLADGPTWIFGSPNPTGGSPFGATSRRDAVLAMSRGAGSGSAGPEGSSAP from the coding sequence ATGACAGACAAATACGGACCGTGGGGCATCATCGCTGGCGGGTCCGACGGAGTCGGCGCCGCGTTCGCGCACGAGATGGCAGCCCGGGGCCTGAACGTCGTCCTGGTCGCCCGGCGGGTTCCCGTCCTGGAGGCGTTCGCCGAGGAAATACGGGCCCGGCACGGCGTCGAGGTCCGCACGGTCGCGCTGGACCTCAGGGTGCCAGGCGCCGTCGCATCGCTCGCGGACGCGACCTCCGACCTCGAAATCGGACTGTTCGTCTACAACGCCGGCGGCGACGACACCAGCACCCTCTTCCTTGACAAGGACCTCGACACCCATCTGAAGTTGATCCACCGCAACTGCGACAGCGTCCTCGAAGCCGCCTACCGCTTCGGTGGCCCGATGGTTGCCCGGCGGCGCGGTGGCCTGGTTCTGGTGACCTCCGGCGCGGCCTGGGCCGGTGGCGCGACGCTCGCCACCTACGGTGCCACCAAGGCCTTCGATCTCCTCCTCGCCGAGGCGCTCTGGGCCGAATGGCACACCAGCGGCGTCGACGTCCTCGCTCTCGTGCTCGGCAGGACCGACACCCCGTCCATGCGCCGCGTGTTCGACGCGAAAGGTGAGCCCTACGGCGACGCCGCGGACCCGGCCGACGTCGCGAAGCAGGCACTCGACCACCTCGCAGACGGGCCCACCTGGATCTTCGGCAGCCCGAACCCCACCGGCGGCTCACCGTTCGGCGCGACGAGCCGCCGCGACGCCGTCCTCGCGATGAGCCGCGGGGCAGGCTCGGGCAGCGCCGGCCCGGAGGGCTCGTCCGCGCCCTGA
- a CDS encoding sugar phosphate isomerase/epimerase family protein, with protein sequence MSITTGRLGIEHQTVFGLPPVEFVHLAADLGCRYIAAVLSGNPINPHGYAPFSLRDDAALRQRTIAAMREREVSISLAEGFVVRPGSDMRGYAADLDVMAELGVAMVNTVTMDPDLDRSHDEFGTLAEMASERGMQTTVEFAPSLTIKDLDSALAAVRHVACPDFRLLIDTMHLARSGHTPADLAAVDPALLAYAQLSDNTLQQRGMVYREDSINRMVPGEGELPLRDILAVLPPDIVIGLEVPMLSAAQAGEPTEERARRCVQAARDLLTAEAAGGAEGAGAPPTARPPTIER encoded by the coding sequence ATGTCGATCACTACGGGACGGTTGGGCATCGAGCACCAGACCGTCTTCGGGCTGCCGCCGGTGGAGTTCGTGCATCTTGCCGCGGATCTCGGTTGCAGATACATAGCCGCCGTGCTTTCCGGCAACCCGATCAACCCACATGGCTATGCGCCGTTCTCGCTGCGCGACGACGCCGCGCTGCGGCAGCGGACGATCGCGGCGATGCGCGAACGCGAGGTGTCGATCTCCCTTGCCGAAGGGTTCGTCGTCCGTCCCGGGAGCGACATGCGCGGCTACGCCGCGGACCTGGACGTGATGGCCGAACTCGGCGTCGCAATGGTCAACACCGTCACCATGGACCCGGACCTCGACCGCAGCCACGACGAGTTCGGGACGCTCGCCGAGATGGCCAGCGAACGCGGGATGCAGACGACGGTCGAGTTCGCGCCCTCGTTGACCATCAAGGATCTTGACTCCGCGCTGGCGGCGGTCCGTCACGTCGCGTGCCCGGACTTCCGGCTACTCATCGACACCATGCACCTGGCGCGGTCCGGGCACACCCCGGCAGACCTGGCCGCGGTCGATCCCGCCCTGCTTGCCTACGCGCAGCTCAGCGACAACACGCTCCAGCAGCGCGGCATGGTTTACCGCGAGGACTCGATCAACAGGATGGTGCCAGGCGAGGGTGAGCTCCCCCTACGGGACATCCTCGCCGTACTCCCCCCGGACATCGTGATCGGGCTCGAAGTTCCGATGCTTTCCGCGGCCCAGGCAGGCGAGCCGACCGAAGAACGTGCCCGCCGCTGCGTGCAGGCAGCACGCGACCTCCTGACCGCTGAGGCCGCCGGGGGCGCTGAGGGCGCCGGGGCGCCGCCGACCGCCCGCCCACCCACCATCGAAAGGTGA
- a CDS encoding NAD(P)-dependent oxidoreductase, whose protein sequence is MKTGFIGLGSMGLPMAQRLQARGHDLTLYARRPESLEPFAGTSAAIAATPAEMGALVDAVGICVFDAAGVEEVMFGPDGLAGTLNPGAVVLVHSTVAPAQIRKIAGRAATHGLRVLDAPVSGGQPRALTGELTIMIGGDADTLADVTELLSALSNHVVHLGAVGAGSYAKLINNTMFSAQIALADDAMKAGESLGVDPAGLAAVLTTSSSACVASGVRLRAHSLAGLADSPANLTLTKDVTLMAEILGDAPGSGLVEVAQRFVAAMRSS, encoded by the coding sequence GTGAAGACTGGATTCATCGGGCTCGGCAGCATGGGGCTGCCGATGGCGCAACGGCTTCAGGCGCGAGGTCACGACCTCACCCTCTACGCCCGGCGGCCGGAGTCGCTGGAACCGTTCGCCGGCACCAGCGCCGCCATCGCGGCCACCCCGGCGGAGATGGGCGCGTTGGTCGACGCAGTCGGCATCTGTGTCTTTGACGCGGCAGGTGTGGAAGAGGTCATGTTCGGACCGGACGGCTTGGCCGGCACCCTCAATCCCGGCGCGGTCGTGCTCGTCCACAGCACGGTGGCACCCGCACAGATCCGTAAGATCGCCGGGCGGGCGGCGACGCACGGCCTACGTGTCCTGGACGCGCCGGTGAGTGGCGGGCAACCACGGGCCCTCACCGGCGAACTGACGATCATGATCGGCGGGGATGCCGACACGCTCGCCGATGTCACCGAGCTGCTCTCGGCGCTGTCCAACCATGTCGTACACCTCGGCGCCGTCGGGGCGGGGTCGTACGCGAAGCTCATCAACAACACGATGTTCTCCGCGCAGATCGCGCTCGCGGACGACGCGATGAAAGCCGGGGAATCGCTCGGCGTCGACCCCGCGGGCCTCGCCGCGGTCCTAACGACCAGCAGCTCGGCCTGCGTAGCCTCCGGAGTGCGGTTGCGTGCCCATTCCCTCGCCGGTCTCGCGGACTCGCCCGCGAATCTGACGCTCACCAAAGACGTCACGCTGATGGCCGAGATTCTCGGTGACGCCCCCGGCAGCGGGCTGGTCGAGGTCGCACAGCGTTTCGTCGCCGCCATGCGGTCCAGTTGA
- a CDS encoding NAD(P)-dependent oxidoreductase — protein MKIGFVGPGRMGRPIIDRLTAAGHDVTVLVRRPEARPAAEADGLRWAATVAETVHDADAVFIVVLRDDQVRQVCLGPDGAIAAMRPGATLVQHTTSDPATAHLLADQGADRGIRVLDAALSGGPHDVAAGRLTLWVGGDEALLDELRPVLGAYASPIMFVGELGNGQRVKLVNNALFVAQVGLAVDAVRLAASLGIEEKAILAAVQHGSGASRALTIVASGGSVDAVPGRIGDLMLKDVTVVREVARSTGADLGVIGTVLASDAVETKVLRQTGAPARTP, from the coding sequence ATGAAGATCGGATTTGTCGGGCCGGGCCGGATGGGCCGGCCGATAATCGACAGGCTGACAGCCGCCGGCCACGACGTCACGGTGCTGGTGCGCCGCCCGGAGGCCAGGCCAGCGGCCGAGGCCGACGGGCTGCGCTGGGCGGCGACCGTGGCGGAGACCGTCCATGACGCGGATGCGGTGTTCATCGTCGTGCTCCGGGACGACCAGGTCAGGCAGGTGTGCCTCGGCCCCGACGGGGCCATCGCCGCCATGAGGCCGGGAGCGACGCTCGTCCAGCACACAACCTCGGACCCCGCGACCGCGCACCTGCTCGCCGACCAGGGAGCGGACCGGGGAATACGAGTCCTTGACGCCGCGCTCTCGGGCGGCCCGCACGACGTCGCCGCCGGCCGCCTCACCCTGTGGGTGGGCGGCGACGAGGCACTGCTGGACGAGCTGCGACCGGTCCTCGGGGCGTACGCGTCGCCGATCATGTTCGTGGGGGAGCTGGGCAACGGTCAGCGGGTCAAGCTCGTCAACAACGCGCTGTTCGTCGCGCAGGTCGGCCTCGCGGTCGATGCGGTGCGCCTGGCGGCTTCGCTGGGCATCGAGGAGAAGGCGATCCTGGCGGCCGTCCAGCACGGCAGCGGCGCCAGCCGCGCCCTCACGATCGTCGCCAGCGGCGGGTCGGTCGATGCGGTCCCCGGGCGCATCGGGGACCTCATGCTCAAGGACGTCACCGTGGTCCGCGAGGTCGCACGCAGCACAGGCGCGGACCTCGGGGTCATCGGGACAGTACTGGCCTCCGACGCCGTCGAGACGAAGGTGCTCCGCCAGACCGGTGCACCGGCCCGGACACCATGA
- a CDS encoding nuclear transport factor 2 family protein gives MSEIEELRAAVEMLAARVRLLEDQVEIMQLVAQYGPAVDSGSATATAELWTEEGTFDAVPHLRMRGRDAIVDMVNGGHQRLIQGGCGHVLTVPHIVIDGDQATGRSYALNIRWDADADRFWVARVSANTWRWTRTPHGWRISERVNANLDGTPEHRAMLAPRPPAGGD, from the coding sequence ATGAGTGAGATTGAGGAGCTGCGCGCCGCTGTCGAGATGCTGGCGGCGAGGGTCCGGCTGCTGGAGGACCAGGTCGAGATCATGCAGCTCGTCGCCCAGTACGGGCCCGCCGTCGACAGCGGGTCGGCGACCGCCACGGCGGAGCTGTGGACCGAAGAAGGCACCTTCGACGCCGTTCCCCACCTGCGGATGCGCGGCCGGGACGCCATTGTCGACATGGTCAACGGCGGCCACCAGCGCCTGATCCAGGGCGGCTGCGGTCACGTCCTGACCGTCCCGCACATCGTGATCGACGGGGACCAGGCGACCGGCCGCAGCTACGCGCTCAACATCCGCTGGGATGCCGACGCCGACCGGTTCTGGGTCGCCCGCGTCTCCGCGAACACCTGGCGCTGGACGCGCACACCGCATGGCTGGCGTATCAGTGAGCGGGTCAATGCCAACCTCGACGGCACCCCCGAACACCGCGCCATGCTTGCCCCACGCCCGCCTGCCGGCGGCGACTGA
- a CDS encoding zinc-binding dehydrogenase, giving the protein MRAAVLREGAVEARVIDDPVPGPGQLLARSLACGICASDIHFMDHLEAGVDDDSGMSTYDRDVDIVMGHEYCAEVVDYGPGTERRIPVGARVSSLPVLSTPTGRKIIGQNPESPGGFGEYLLLDEAMTRVAVSELPNEIVCIADAVSVGLSAASRAQVTTKEVPLVIGCGAIALSVIAQLKRLGVGPILAVDFVASRREIALAMGADVVIDPAEVSPYQAWRDVAYGTPEAMRELMAVAGLPGCVVFECVGIPGVLDSIIKGCERNTRIFSVGGPPEGDHLHTLTAKRKGINIQFGGGPSMQHWDEAFAAVGSGDLDVTPMLGRTVGLDDVAEALNASRDANGPVRIVVVP; this is encoded by the coding sequence ATGAGAGCAGCCGTACTGCGAGAGGGAGCCGTCGAGGCCCGGGTCATCGACGACCCGGTTCCGGGTCCGGGCCAGTTGCTGGCGCGGTCGCTCGCGTGCGGCATCTGCGCGTCCGACATCCACTTCATGGATCACCTGGAAGCGGGCGTCGACGACGACAGCGGGATGTCGACCTACGACCGCGATGTCGACATCGTCATGGGCCACGAGTACTGCGCGGAGGTCGTCGACTACGGCCCCGGAACCGAGCGGCGGATCCCCGTCGGCGCCCGGGTGAGCTCGCTGCCGGTGCTGTCCACGCCCACCGGGCGGAAGATCATCGGCCAGAATCCGGAGTCACCCGGCGGGTTCGGCGAGTATCTCCTGCTCGACGAGGCCATGACCCGGGTCGCGGTCTCCGAGCTGCCGAACGAGATCGTCTGCATCGCCGACGCGGTCTCGGTCGGCCTGTCGGCCGCGTCCCGAGCGCAGGTGACGACGAAGGAGGTGCCGCTGGTCATCGGCTGCGGGGCGATCGCCCTGTCCGTGATCGCGCAGCTGAAGCGGCTGGGGGTCGGGCCGATCCTGGCGGTGGACTTCGTCGCCTCGCGTCGCGAGATCGCGCTGGCCATGGGAGCGGACGTGGTCATCGACCCCGCCGAGGTGTCCCCGTACCAGGCCTGGCGTGACGTGGCCTACGGGACGCCCGAGGCGATGCGGGAACTGATGGCGGTCGCCGGCCTGCCGGGATGCGTCGTGTTCGAGTGCGTCGGCATTCCCGGCGTTCTGGATTCGATCATCAAGGGCTGTGAGCGCAACACCCGGATCTTCTCGGTGGGAGGGCCGCCGGAAGGCGATCACCTGCACACCCTCACCGCCAAGCGGAAAGGCATCAACATCCAGTTCGGGGGCGGCCCGTCGATGCAGCACTGGGACGAGGCATTCGCGGCGGTCGGCTCGGGCGACCTCGACGTCACACCGATGCTCGGCCGGACCGTCGGGCTCGACGACGTCGCCGAGGCGCTCAACGCCTCCCGCGACGCCAACGGACCCGTCCGCATCGTCGTCGTCCCCTGA